GAACCACAGGCGCTGCATTTCCAATCACCGCACAGGGCACTACAGTAGTGAGCTGGATATTTGATGACGGCAGGGGCAACACCTCGACGGCCATTCAGAACGTAACGGTAAAAGATACGCAGGCTCCTGTAGCTCCTGTACTGTCTGATCTTACAGGTGAATGTTCAGTTACGCCTATAGCTCCAACGGCGCAGGATGCCTGTGCAGGAACCATTACGGGAACCACGGCCACTGCATTTCCAATCACCGCACAGGGCACTACAGTAGTGAGCTGGATATTTGATGACGGCAGGGGCAACACCTCGACGGCCATTCAGAACGTAACGGTAAAAGATACTCAGGCTCCTGTAGCTCCTGTACTGTCTGATCTTACAGGTGAATGTTCGGTTACGCCAATAGCTCCAACGGCACAGGATGCCTGCGCCGGAACCATTACGGGAACCACAGGCGCTGCATTTCCAATCACCGCACAGGGCACTACAGTAGTGAGCTGGATATTTGATGACGGCAGGGGCAACACTTCGACGGCCATTCAGAACGTAACGGTAAAAGATACGCAGGCTCCTATAGCTCCTGTACTGGCTGATCTTACAGGTGAATGTTCAGTTACGCCTATAGCTCCAACGGCACAGGATGCCTGCGCCGGAACCATTACGGGAACCACGGCCACTGCATTTCCAATCACCGCACAGGGCACCACAGTAGTGAGCTGGATATTTGATGACGGCAGGGGCAACACCTCGACGGCCATTCAGAACGTAACGGTAAAAGATACGCAGGCTCCTGTAGCTCCTGTACTGTCTGATCTTACAGGTGAATGTCCGGTTACGCCTATAGCTCCAACGGCACAGGATGCCTGCGCCGGAACCATTACGGGAACCACGGGCACTGCATTTCCAATCACCGCACAGGGCACTACAGTAGTGAGCTGGATATTTGATGACGGCAGGGGCAACACCTCGACGGCCATTCAGAACGTAACGGTAAAAGATACTCAGGCTCCTGTAGCTCCTGTACTGTCTGATCTTACAGGTGAATGTTCAGTTACGCCTATAGCTCCAACGGCGCAGGATGCCTGTGCAGGAACCATTACGGGAACCACGGCCACTGCATTTCCAATCACCGCACAGGGCACCACGGCAGTGGTGTGGATATTTGATGACGGCAGGGGCAACACCTCGACGGCCATTCAGAACGTAACGGTAAAAGATACTCAGGCTCCTGTAGCTCCTGTACTGTCTGATCTTACAGGTGAATGTTCAGTTACGCCTATAGCTCCAACGGCGCAGGATGCCTGCGCCGGAACCATTACGGGAACCACGGCCACTGCATTTCCAATCACCGCACAGGGCACTACAGTAGTGAGCTGGATATTTGATGACGGCAGGGGCAACACTTCGACGGCCATTCAGAACGTAACGGTAAAAGATACGCAGGCTCCTATAGCTCCTGTACTGGCTGATCTTACAGGTGAATGTTCAGTTACGCCTATAGCTCCAACGGCACAGGATGCCTGCGCCGGAACCATTACGGGAACCACAGGCGCTGCATTTCCAATCACCGCACAAGGCACCACAGTAGTGAGCTGGATATTTGATGACGGCAGGGGCAACACCTCGACGGCCATTCAGAACGTAACGGTAAAAGATACGCAGGCTCCTGTAGCTCCTGTACTGTCTGATCTTACAGGTGAATGTCCGGTTACGCCTATAGCTCCAACGGCACAGGATGCCTGCGCCGGAACCATTACGGGAACCACGGGCACTGCATTTCCAATCACCGCACAGGGCACTACAGTAGTGAGCTGGATATTTGATGACGGCAGGGGCAACACCTCGACGGCCATTCAGAACGTAACGGTAAAAGATACGCAGGCTCCTGTAGCTCCTGTACTGTCTGATCTTACAGGTGAATGTCCGGTTACGCCTATAGCTCCAACGGCACAGGATGCCTGCGCCGGAACCATTACGGGAACCACGGCCACTGCATTTCCAATCACCGCACAGGGCACCACGGCAGTGGTGTGGATATTTGATGACGGCAGGGGTAACACCTCGACGGCCATTCAGAACGTAACGGTAAAAGATACTCAGGCTCCTGTAGCTCCTGTACTGTCTGATCTTACAGGTGAATGTTCAGTTACGCCTATAGCTCCAACGGCGCAGGATGCCTGCGCAGGAACCATTACGGGAACCACGGACACTGCATTTCCAATCACCGCACAGGGCACTACAGTAGTGAGCTGGATATTTGATGACGGTAATGGCAATATCAGAACGGTGAATCAGAATGTTTTGCTTAATAAAATTCATCAAGTTGGAGAGACTTTAACTGATTGTTCGCCAGATGGTTTAGGTTACAAGGTTGTGGTTACTTTTAGTGGAATTGGCGTATTTAATATTTCAGGAAATGGAGGTGCGGGTATATGGAAGGATAATGTTTGGACATCTGATATTATTGCTGCTGGAATTGATTATGATATTAATTTCGAGGAGGCAAATGGCTGTAGTAATTTTAATTTACACGGAATAGCTCCTTTTTGCTGTACTCTAAATGTGAAGAGCCCTCCATCGGCTGTTGTTAATTGTACGGATAGTCTTTTGCCTTCTTCAACTGGTGAGCCAATAATTGAAAGTTCGTGCGGTATGGTAAATGTTATATTCATCGATGGGCAAATTTCAGGTGGCTGCAGTGCTAATACAGGAAGCTTTACTCGAGAGTTTTTTATAACTGATGCGAATGGCAATACTAAAACTACTAAACAGTTAATAACGGTTGAAGATATGCAAGCACCTGTTTTTATTGGTGATCTGCCTCACGATATTTCTGTTGATTGTGATAAAGTTCCTGAGCCAGTTGATTTGAGTGCAAAAGATGATTGTAGTGATGTAAATATATCTTATAGTGAAACTAAAGAAGAAGGCGAACGAAATTGTTATTACACTCTGGTCAGAACCTGGAAGGCTTCAGACCTTTGTGGAAATGTTTCAAGTTTTACGCAGAAAATAAATGTTTCGTGTTATGTTAATGTTTTTAATGGTCTGTCTCTTAATGGAGATAATAAAAATGAAGTGTTTTATTTAGAGGGTATAGAATGTTATCCAAATAATACAGTTGAAATTTTTAATAGATCTGGAAATAGGGTTTATCATGCTGATGGGTATGATAATGTAAAAAAGGTTTTCAAAGGAATTTCAGAAGGAACTGGCACTATATCAGGAGGTAATATGCTGCCTACGGGTACGTATTTCTATATTTTAAAGTATGATTATAAGAAGGAGGGAGAGAATGAAAGCAGACAAATTGAAAAAACGGGATATTTATATATATTAAAGTAATTATTTTGATTTTTTTTTCAAAGTTTCTACTGGCCTCAGTTCGGGGTTTAAAATCCTGCAATTTATTGCAGTACTTTAGTAATGCGAAAAAATATAATCTTTGACTTTTGATAATATTTTCAAATAAGTTTTTAAAATGGAGAGACTTTCAGTCTCTCCTCAAAACAAACCTCTGCACTTTCTGTGCAGGGTGGTTTAGTTGTTAATTTTTTTATGATAATATCAAGGTTATTTTTTTTCAATTAGCTTTTGGCCTAATTTCAAATTTTGCTTTAGCTCAGCAGGATTCTAAATATTTACAGTATATGTTTAATACTGTAAATATTAATCCTGCCTATAGAGCAGCTAGATATGTTTTTAGTGTTTCTGCGCTTCATGGAAATCAATGGGTCGGATTTGATGGTGCACCCATAACTAACAGCATGTCTTTTAATGCGCCTGTTGATTAAAGTAGGAGATTATGGATTGGTTTGTCTATTGCGAATCATAAAATTGATACTGCTCTTCAAAATGATATTTCTATTGATTTCTCTTAATAGTATTCCTTTGCGGTACGATTTTGAGCTGTCTTTCTGATTAAAGGCTAATGCAAACTTTTTTCTATAGATTTTTCTAAATTCAATATTGGAGATGATGACTATGAATTTAGTAATAATTTAAATAATGAATTTCCCCCCAATGTTGGGATTGGATTAGTCCTGCATAATAATAGTGCTTATTCTGGATTTTCTGTGCCTTCTCTGTTTAAG
The Flavobacterium humidisoli DNA segment above includes these coding regions:
- a CDS encoding type IX secretion system membrane protein PorP/SprF, producing the protein MSNFALAQQDSKYLQYMFNTVNINPAYRAARYVFSVSALHGNQWVGFDGAPITNSMSFNAPVD
- a CDS encoding gliding motility-associated C-terminal domain-containing protein gives rise to the protein MFINLINNTTDQLNILKQPGNATITIAGTVYNLSWDSISKRFFYDSSLPGYPPLADGLTVTTNFYNGCNTLTRTSTVSMDNSFMNVGVSTVYDPLSCSFKYQLQVLGDRDVTSSGIIDRDIYFCNKNTLVFERKVSTNPDVWQVLTGSEVTPVGVYPADNPLNVTNELTSFVASANTLWIVSQVGVYRITASDNCHSASRIFTVATGSPLDSFKVDQGTSVLEGTSSIRIRQTNADFSNPITMKIYRADGQTNLSINPLNPLSMAGSYNIKFPIVRTVASARFGLTLISDLPLGNYKVEISDGCTPVTGLTRIIDVTLDKAASYSPVYNVFSGCSNSNAIDYNLNPINTGLAATPVVRLFKDNGFGSLGALVATSSTSGTSSAAAGSFQNLPTGDFVLQFSNVKADELVSPADHYSAATGKVGYAQYTHPIKIDPHEDLTLSASTSFCDVSNLNSGIISVQAGGSFYYPLSFSLYSFSNPSVPLQGPFAVNSPVLGYDFINVPVGDYFVKAEDKCVSYNQNVTVSSVTTSPVAKALNETVCPRSPSTLVGLNAGSDLYTITWTDDSGQIVGTGSPLTVFPTATTNYTASFSLNSSLGCAQTAPLTSSVKIKVTADPILSLIVEDIELCTSSSPAINILNTQPEFSYEVLDSNGNSFSPAIISSGNGGKLTIPLSGTIPLIKGMYFKVKVTNGNAGCSGILTDVAAVVDTTAPVAPVLADLTGECPVTPIAPTAQDACAGTITGTTGTAFPITAQGTTAVVWIFDDGNGNTSTAIQNVTVKDTQAPVAPVLSDLTGECSVTPIAPTAQDACAGTITGTTATAFPITAQGTTVVSWIFDDGRGNTSTAIQNVTVKDTQAPVAPVLSDLTGECPVTPIAPTAQDACAGTITGTTATAFPITAQGTTVVSWIFDDGRGNTSTAIQNVTVKDTQAPVAPVLSDLTGECSVTPIAPTAQDACAGTITGTTGAAFPITAQGTTVVSWIFDDGRGNTSTAIQNVTVKDTQAPVAPVLSDLTGECSVTPIAPTAQDACAGTITGTTATAFPITAQGTTVVSWIFDDGRGNTSTAIQNVTVKDTQAPVAPVLSDLTGECSVTPIAPTAQDACAGTITGTTGAAFPITAQGTTVVSWIFDDGRGNTSTAIQNVTVKDTQAPIAPVLADLTGECSVTPIAPTAQDACAGTITGTTATAFPITAQGTTVVSWIFDDGRGNTSTAIQNVTVKDTQAPVAPVLSDLTGECPVTPIAPTAQDACAGTITGTTGTAFPITAQGTTVVSWIFDDGRGNTSTAIQNVTVKDTQAPVAPVLSDLTGECSVTPIAPTAQDACAGTITGTTATAFPITAQGTTAVVWIFDDGRGNTSTAIQNVTVKDTQAPVAPVLSDLTGECSVTPIAPTAQDACAGTITGTTATAFPITAQGTTVVSWIFDDGRGNTSTAIQNVTVKDTQAPIAPVLADLTGECSVTPIAPTAQDACAGTITGTTGAAFPITAQGTTVVSWIFDDGRGNTSTAIQNVTVKDTQAPVAPVLSDLTGECPVTPIAPTAQDACAGTITGTTGTAFPITAQGTTVVSWIFDDGRGNTSTAIQNVTVKDTQAPVAPVLSDLTGECPVTPIAPTAQDACAGTITGTTATAFPITAQGTTAVVWIFDDGRGNTSTAIQNVTVKDTQAPVAPVLSDLTGECSVTPIAPTAQDACAGTITGTTDTAFPITAQGTTVVSWIFDDGNGNIRTVNQNVLLNKIHQVGETLTDCSPDGLGYKVVVTFSGIGVFNISGNGGAGIWKDNVWTSDIIAAGIDYDINFEEANGCSNFNLHGIAPFCCTLNVKSPPSAVVNCTDSLLPSSTGEPIIESSCGMVNVIFIDGQISGGCSANTGSFTREFFITDANGNTKTTKQLITVEDMQAPVFIGDLPHDISVDCDKVPEPVDLSAKDDCSDVNISYSETKEEGERNCYYTLVRTWKASDLCGNVSSFTQKINVSCYVNVFNGLSLNGDNKNEVFYLEGIECYPNNTVEIFNRSGNRVYHADGYDNVKKVFKGISEGTGTISGGNMLPTGTYFYILKYDYKKEGENESRQIEKTGYLYILK